Genomic segment of Zingiber officinale cultivar Zhangliang chromosome 11B, Zo_v1.1, whole genome shotgun sequence:
AAGTCTGTCTCCTAGCAAGACTAGAAGAtccaacctggttatggcatgcaAGGCTCGGACATGTCAATTTCAATGACTTGAAGCTATTGGGTGGGAAGAAATTGGCGGTTGATGTGCCACTATTGCTCCAGCAGAACAAGCTTTGCGAGGTGTGTGTGATCGCTAAGCATGCAAGGCCACCATTCCCGTGCCAATCAAACTTTAGAGCAGAGAAGCCATTGGAACTTCTCCATGCTGATATTTGTGGGCCAATTACACCATGTACACTCATCGGTAACGAGTATTTCCTTTTGATTGTTGATGATTTCACAAGGTGGATGTGGGGGTTTGTATTGATAGCAAAAAATGATGCTTTCCAAGCATTCAAGAAGGTCAAATTTTTGACGGAGAACAAGACTgaacacaagatcaaaacactccgAACAGACCGGGACGACGAGTTTCTATCCACGGAGTTCATTCGGCTTTGTGAAAATGAAGGAATCGAACGACACCTCACGACTCCCtacacaccccaacaaaatggtgttgtGGAGCGCGGGAACCGCACCGTGATGGCTATGGTGAGATCTCTCCTTAAGGGTACACACATGCAAGCAAGGTTCTGGGGAGAGGCGGTCAGACATGTTGTCTATATGCTAAAACGTCTCCGAACTAAGGTGTTGGGAGAATGTACCCCATTTGAAGCTTGGAAAGGGAGGAAGCCACATCTCGCCCACTTGAGAGTATTCGGTTGTGTTGCATATGTGAAAAATACAGCCCCTCATCTAAAGAAAATTGATGACAGAAGCTCACCCATGGTATACTTGGGTGTCGATAAAGGTTGCAAAGCTCATCGTGTATTTGATCCAAGGCACGACAAGTTACAAATAAGTAGAGATgtaatgtttcaagaaaattatgaATGGACATGGAATGCAAGTGCTAACAAGGACGAAAACTTACCGGagtttatggtggtggatgcatTCGACACCGACGAGGTGATTGTTGCAGCAGACGTTACGTTGAGGAAGGGGCGGAACATGTCACACCAGCTGCAACAGCCGTAGTACCCATGCCAAGAGCGTCAAGTCCATCTACACCACCATCGAACGCCCATACAGTTACCTCATCTCCAGTAACAAACACACCAAGTCTCATGAAGGACAAGTCCGTTTTAGATCCATTGTCGATATCTATGCCAACACTAAGGAAGTGGTTGGTGTTGACGAAGAAGAGAATGAGGTGATGATGGTGATGTATGAAGAGCCGACATGTTACCAAGAGGCTGCAACTGAGGCTTACTGGTACGAAGCAATGAAGGAAGAGTTAAGATCTATTGAGATGAACAAGACCTGGACCCTAAATGAGCTCCCATTAAGCCACAAACCTATCGGCCTAAAGTGAGTGTTCAAACTGAAGAAAGATTCAACGGAGAAAGTCGTTAAGCACAAAGCAAGATTAGTGGCTAAAGGTTATGTACAAAAACAAGACATCGACTTTGAAGAGGTGTTTGCACCTATCGCTAGACTTGACATTGTTCGAGTCATTCTTGCGCTTGcggctaggggtgtaaatgagccaagccgctcgtgagctattcgaagctcgattcgataaaagctcatttgagctcgtttaatgaggctcgttaagataaataaaccaagctcaagcttcacaatattcggctcgttagctcgtgaatatgttcgttaagctcataaatcaacttttaaataaaaaaataatagttttgatattgaatttataaattttacactctactcatgaaaaacatagacaaatatattaaatttatttattagaataaaattataaattttaacaagaatattataatttttttaaaatatataatttaatttttaatgaatatttaaatttataatttatatttattaagctcgtttaggttcgataaaaactcgaattagctcgtgagccatgaatatattcattaaataaatctcgagctcggctcgattataaacgagtcaaactcaaacatctaagagttcggctcggctcggctcgattacacccgtACTTGCGGCAAATCAAAGTTGAGAGGTACACCATTTAGATGTGAAGTCGGCATTTCTTAACGgagagttaaaaaaagaaatatatGTCACTTAACCAGAAGGGTTTGAGGTACAAAATCAGGAACACAAGGTGTACAGGTTGTCCAAAGCCCTCTATGGACTGCCGCAAGCTCCACGAGCTTGGAACATGTGACTGAACAGGAGTCTGTAAGAGTTTGGTTTCAAAAAAATGTACTCAAGAATATGCAGTATATACAAGTGGTGAAGGAGAAGCAAGTATACTTGTTGGAGTATATGTCGACGATCTCATCGTGATAAGAAGTATCACAGAAGAAAGCAACAAATTCAAACAACAAATAATGACGGAATTTGAGATGAGTAATTTGGGTCTTCTCTCCTACTACTTAGGAATTGAAGTAGAATAACAGAAGAACCGAATTTTACTTAGACAATAAACTTATACCAAGAAAATCCTGTCTCAATTCAAGATGGAAGATTGTAAAGCCACAAAACATCCGATGGAACCCAAGACACAGCTGCATAAACACTTGGAAGGGACTCCAGTTGACGCCATGGAGTACAGGCGCATTGTTGGTTGTCTGAGATATTTGCTACAGATACGGCCTGACCTATTATATTCTGTCGGAATGGCGAGCAGATACATGGAGAGGCCTACAATCATACATCACAAGGTGCTCAAATAGATTCTCAGGTATTTGAAAGGTATAATTCACTTTGGACTTGTTTACATGAAGGGACCTCAGGAAATTGATATATTTGGCTACTCGGACAATGATCTAGCCGGCGATCTAGATGggaggaaaagtacaagtggaatGACTTTCTATTTTAATAAAAGTTTGGTGTTCTGGAATTCACAGAGGCAGAAGATAGTGTCACTTTCATCTGGTGAGGCAGAGTTCATGGCAACCACAACTGCAGCCTGTCATGCTTTATGATTAAGGAGCCTTGCTAGTGAGTTAATTGGTGTAGGGCCAAAGCCGGTGACTATGTTTGTTGTGGCAATGACAAACAATCATATGGCAATGACAGGACACATCATTACCACATGGGATATTTTGGATAATATGTCGTGCCACGGAATAGAGAGGAATTCCCAATGGATTTCATACAAATCATTTTCTAATTCACCACCAAAGTATTATTGTCATGCAAAATGAAGCACCATTCTAGAACAGTGGATCCTGTCCGTTGGATTGCATCTAATGACTTCTCTTCGTTCAATTATTTTTGGAGAAGGTTTTTCCCATTTCAATTATGTATTTATTAGGTGGTCCTCCATTTCAATTATTTTCGGAGAAGTTAATGCCACGTTTTTCCcatttcaattaattaattatttatcagTAAGTGAGTGGTCCCTAAATTTCAATTATTTGTTGGATAAGTTATTCTCACGTTGTTTTCCCAtttcaattctttatttattAAGTGTTCCCTCCATTTCAATTATTTTCGGAGAAGTTAATGCCACGTTTTTCCCATTTCAATTACTTAATTATTTTTGGAGGATACAAATCTAGGGCTCAGATTAtattgaaccatgttgactcgtgtgtaaGTATAATTTACGTGCGGTGAATGCCGGACCGATCGGGGTATGTTTATTAATCGATCATTAATTTTGCTGTTCATTTGAactcctataaaagaaggctgTGACTACATGCAAAAGGGTTACAAACGCGAAAAGCTGAAGCTCTCCACCTGCATTCCCCCTCCGACTCTGTACGGTAATTCCTGCTTGGCGAAGTGCCTTTGATAGAATATTCTATAACAGAtttttgagacggaatattctgTTTCAAACATTCTTTAGAAACAGAAAAATGATTTTCAGAGACAGAATTTGTTATCTCTGAAGtcctattttcttgtagtgatgaaGAGGCCTACAATCATGCATCACAAGATGCTCAAACAGATTTTCAGGTATTTGAAAGGTACAATTCACCTTGGACTTGTTTACATGAAGGAACCTCAGGAAATTGGTATATTCGACTACTCGGACAGTGATCTAGCTGGCGATCTAGATGGGAAGAAAAATACAAGTGGAatgattttctattttaataaaaatttagtgtCCTAGAATTCACAGAAGCAGAAGACAATGTCGATTTCATCTTGTGAGGCAGAGTTCATGGCTACCACAACTGTAGTTTGTCATGCTTTGTGATTAAGGAGTCTTGCTAGTGAATTAACCGGTGTAGGGCCAAAGCTGATGACTGTGTTTGTTGTGGCAATGGCAAACAATCATATGGCAATGACTGGACACATCATTGCCACATGGGATATTTTGGATAATATGTCGTGCCACGGAATAGAGAAGAATTCCCAATGAATTTCATACAAATCATTTTCTAATTCACCACCAAAGTATTATTGTCATGCAAAATGAAGCACCATTCTAGAACAGTAGATCCTGTCCGTTGGATTACATCTAATGACTTCTCTTCGTTCAATTATTTTTGGAGAAGGTTTTTCCCATTTCAATTATGTATTTATTAGGCGGTCCTCCATTTCAATTATTTTCGAAGAAGTTAATGCCACGTTTTTCCcatttcaattaattaattatttatcagTAAGTAAGTGAATGGTCCCtaaatttcaattattttttGGATAAGTTATTCTCACGTTGTTTTCCCAtttcaattctttatttattAAGTGTTCCCTACATTTCAATTATTTTCGGAGAAGTTAATCTCACGTTTTTCCCATTTCAATTACTTAATTATTTTTGGAGAGTGTAAATCTAGAGCTCGAATTATACTGAATCATGTTGATTCATATATGAGTATGACCTATGTGCATCGAATGCTGGACCGATCGGGATATGATTATTAATCGATCATTAATTTTGCCGTTCATTTgagctcctataaaaggaggttaCGACTACAGGCAAAAAGGTTACACACGTGAAAAGCTaaagctctccacctacgttcTCCCTCCGTCTCTGTACAATAATTCTTGCTTGGCGAAGTGCCCGTAATAGTAGCCGGGTActtctcagttcgccgtgaccaccttTGATTGGTGGGAATCACGATtagccgttgtatcctgggaaacagacgatccaAGAAAATCTCGAAGCACATTCGGAGAtggggcgaatctgttttaaggaaattGCGTTCATCGCAGACCTCGGCAGAAGCCCTGCAACTCAGTCGACAACAACTCACTCGGCAGAAGCCTTGCAATTCGGTCGACCTTAAGCTTCGCTCGGTCGACCTCCTCACTCGGTCGGCAATAAGCCTCGCTCGGTCGGCACTTGGCACTCGATGGTCGGCACTCGGCAATCGGCACTCGACGATCAACAGTCGACAGATATCAACTCCTATTGACAGACTGAGATTATCAAATCAAATCATTTCaacatataaattaaatttaaatttatatatttaaattcggTTAAACCCTCAAAAATCTCCGAGtacatattaattttttttcgaaCAGAAGTTAATGTCTTTTTTCCATTTCAATTAATTATTGATTTATCAGTAAGTAAGTGAGTGGTCCCCCATTtttggagaagttattgtcacgttgtttttcccatttcaattatttatttattaagtggCCCCTCCATTTCAATTATTTTCGGAGAAGTTAATGTCACGTTTTTCCcatttcaattaattaattatttatcagTAAGTGAGTGGCCCCTAAATTTCAATTATTTTTGGAGAAGTTATTGCCACGTTTCACAATAATTAATTGAGCATGGAAATTTATATATTATCTGATTCCTCTATAAATACACGATGCTGCACACACTTCCTTACAGAGCAATCCGAAGAAGAAAAAAACATTTTCTCTTGTTGATATATAGAATTAAGCATGGCGACCAACGTGTTTGGGAATCCAGTGACGGATGAAACAGTGAGATTAGTTTCTCCGAACATCACTCAAATCACCGCCCGAGACAGAGCAAGAGTGGCTTTGCAGTATATGAACGCAGAAGAGAAAGCGACGAACGTGAGTCGGTTTGTGCACAACCTGAAGGAGGCTTACGGCACTGGAACCTCGACGCTTGGCATGATTTACAATGCCACCGGAGGTAATCTAACATTTGATCTCAATCACACTTGGGAAGGCGCTGTTTGGCATTCTCCTTACGCTCAAATCATTCAAAATGGGCAATGGGCTGGATTTCTTCACGTCCGTGATAGGCTCATCGGTCCTTCGAAAGAAGCTATTGTGTACAGAGGGGTGAACAACGACGGAGCCGGCCGTGATTGGATGCTGGCTTGGAACACATCCCGCATGAATTATCAGAATCGCGTGAGtagtatatataattaattaagcttaactactactaattaattaatattatattgatTATTAATGTTCGATCGTTTGGTGCGTGCAGGTGTACGCTGAAATCCGTACGCCCGGTGAATTTGGTTCGGCGAACTGGAACGCCATTGATAGTAAGATGGATAGTCAAACGAATAATTACTCTACCACCGCGCTCGGAGGCTTCGCCAGTGCGTCGATCGGCGCAGGCAGTTCGCCGGAATTTGTGGGAATAATGTCCTTGGATGATTTGGGATCCAATTTTATGGCGATGGCCAGTGATGTTAGCGTCGTCTCGCAGTCGCTTGATTCCAAGTATGTGGATGATGTTGATGGAGCCGATGAAGAACCTCCTGCTGAATAATTAGCTTGAAGCTGGCTGGCTGTCTGATTAGAAGCACTACTATATATATtcctaagaaaataaaataataagaataataataatcataaagCACTCGATCGAGCAGTACTGTTAATTAATTATCTGTGTTGTGTTTGGAAGGAGATGATAGTGCATGTTGTGTGTATCCGAATATGAATCTATGATGTTTGAAATTAATGATTAAGGATATTAGAAAGGCTTATTAATGACTCGTTCGACAATATAATCTCGAACGATCGAGCAGGCATTTGAACCTAAGTCGCTAGAAGGGACCCGGCTTAACACGGTTGGTAGAAGAAGCCCGAACGAGCATACACATAACTCGCTCGGTAATATAATCGCATGCGACCGAGCAGGCATACGAACCTAAGTCGCTAGAAGGGACTCTGCTTAACGCGGTCGGTAGAAGAAGCCGGACGAGCATACACATAACTCGCTCGGTTATGTAATCTCGATTGACCGAGCAGGCATACGAAACTAAGTCGCCGGAAGGGACCCTGCTTAACCCGGTCGGTAGAATAAGCTCAGACGAGCATACTCATAATTCACTCGGTAGTGTAATCTCAGGCGGGTATACCAACACACACTTTTTGGAGGCTGTTAATATAAAATTGACCTGGTAAAATCTGGCAGGGCATAAAGACACTAACCTTTGTTAAATCTCATAAACATAGCCCGTAAGGAGTGTTACAACCAAATATAGGTGATGTATGAATAATATACAATCATATGGCAACCTGGTTGGAAACGGCTTCTAGAAACTTCTTTAAATGtgtgctagacgacaaagaaggtacatttaggatacgaaaaagattccttaaactattattgcacGTACTTACgttatctcataacaaactctaacaaatcgaggTACACTTTAtggctacggaggttatatgaaatgatataaaaaggggaatcctctccgttggcgaggtaTGCGTGCAACACCATCACCGAAACCCTAATTTCATTCCAGTTTCACcatgcttcttctttttcttcttcccacCTAGAGtagaggagactgacttgagcatcggagggcctagccagggattcccaccccggtcttaggtcattgaCATCTTGTTGATTGGTTGCATGGTGTGCAGGAGGTGATAGCATCGGTCGAAATCGTGAGCTATTACGGTGCTCTAATTCATCGGAATCTTCCCTAGATCAGCTTTGGGTTTCTCCGATCTAGCTTCGACTTTCTATTCTCACCTCTGGGAGGTATTTTTTGATTAGATTTCTTCGGGATctgctttggttttctcagatccGTTGTGATTCCTCTTCCCTAGAGCCGTCATCTACTTACTCCCCGAAGTCTTCACCCACTGTCTCTAGCTCTTCATCGAGTCAcactctcagacaggatcagaagCTAATGCCACTCAAAAAATTCAAAGGATTGAGGTTAATGTCATTCATGAATGGCCTCCCATCCTAGTATATGAGGAGAAAGAAGAGATACAAATTCAAGAGGGTCGTCCAGAAGACACTACTCATATAGCAGCTGACCTGACTCCTGAGCTCAAGACTGAGATGATTCAGTGCTTGGCTTGTAACAGTGACGTTTTTGCTtgtgttgtgcccaaaggatgtccacatatctccacaatggcatgatattgtccactttggtcctagaccctcatgactttgctcttgagcttaaccaaaaggcctcatgccaatggagatatcatatatcctttttaaccccatgatctttaccaaatctttctaatgtgggactttgattgaaccgcAACAATCCAcctctcaaacaaaggaccacaattactctcatggtctgggTCTCCCCGCGAACATCTAGTCACCCTGACCTACCCTAGACCTCTCCGCAAGCATCCGaacccggtcaccttgacctactctagGCCTCCCGgcgagcattcggtcaccttgacctacttcgggcctccctgcgagcatccgatcaccctgacctgctcacCTCcagcgagcatccggtcaccctgacctgctccaggcctccctaCAAGCTTCCAGTCATCCTGACCTAATTCGGACCTCCTcacaagtatctagtcaacctaacCTACTTCGGGGCCTTTTCCACAAGCATCTGGTCATCCTGACCTATTCTAGGCCTCCCTATAGCAGTTGGATCCAGTCAATCTTAACCTGCTTCGTGTCTCTCTACGatcatctggtcaccctgacctacttgcctccccgcaagcatccaatCACCCTAACCTGTTCCAGGCCTCCCCATAAGCGTctagtcaccttgacctactccaagTTCCCTGCGAACATCTGGTTACCCTGACCTACTTCGAGCCTCCCCGTGAGCATTTAGTCACCCTAACTTACTCTAGGTCTCCtctcaagtatctggtcaacctgacCTACTCCGAGCC
This window contains:
- the LOC122033442 gene encoding 23 kDa jasmonate-induced protein-like, translated to MATNVFGNPVTDETVRLVSPNITQITARDRARVALQYMNAEEKATNVSRFVHNLKEAYGTGTSTLGMIYNATGGNLTFDLNHTWEGAVWHSPYAQIIQNGQWAGFLHVRDRLIGPSKEAIVYRGVNNDGAGRDWMLAWNTSRMNYQNRVYAEIRTPGEFGSANWNAIDSKMDSQTNNYSTTALGGFASASIGAGSSPEFVGIMSLDDLGSNFMAMASDVSVVSQSLDSKYVDDVDGADEEPPAE
- the LOC122035273 gene encoding secreted RxLR effector protein 161-like, translating into MEPKTQLHKHLEGTPVDAMEYRRIVGCLRYLLQIRPDLLYSVGMASRYMERPTIIHHKGPQEIDIFGYSDNDLAGDLDGRKSTSGMTFYFNKSLVFWNSQRQKIVSLSSGEAEFMATTTAACHAL